Proteins encoded together in one Capricornis sumatraensis isolate serow.1 chromosome 3, serow.2, whole genome shotgun sequence window:
- the PLEKHA3 gene encoding pleckstrin homology domain-containing family A member 3 codes for MEGVLYKWTNYLTGWQPRWFVLDNGILSYYDSQDDVCKGSKGSIKMAVCEIKVHSADNTRMELIIPGEQHFYMKAVNAAERQRWLVALGSSKACLTDTRTKKEKEISETSESLKTKMSELRLYCDLLMKQVHTIQEFVHHDESHSSLSIENMNEASSLLSATCNTFITTLEECVKIANAKFKPEMFQLSHPDPLVSPVSPSPVQMMKRSVSHPGSCSTERSSHSMKEPMSTLHRLSQRRRRTYSDTDSCNDVPLEDPDRPVHCSRNTLNGDLASATIPEESRFMTKKKSESEDPLLSFSS; via the exons GTTGGCAGCCTCGTTGGTTTGTTTTAGATAATGGAATCCTGTCCTACTATGATTCTCAAGATGATGTTTGCAAAGGGAGCAAAGGAAGTATAAAGATGGCAGTTTGTGAAATTAAAG TCCATTCAGCTGACAACACGAGAATGGAATTAATCATTCCAGGAGAGCAGCATTTCTACATGaaggcagtgaatgcagctgaGAGACAGAGGTGGCTGGTTGCTCTGGGCAGCTCCAAAGCCTGTTTGACTGACACAaggactaaaaaagaaaaag AAATAAGTGAAACCAGTGAGTCTCTGAAAACCAAAATGTCTGAACTTCGCCTCTACTGTGACCTCCTAATGAAGCAAGTTCATACGATCCAAGAATTTGTTCACCATGATGAGAGTCATTCATCTCTCAGCATAGAG aacatGAATGAAGCCTCTTCTCTACTTAGTGCCACGTGTAATACATTCATCACAACGCTTGAGGAATGTGTGAAGATAGCAAATGCCAAGTTTAAACCCGAGATGTTTCAGCTGTCCCATCCGGATCCCTTAGTTTCTCCTGTGTCACCTTCCCCTGTTCAAATG atGAAACGTTCTGTCAGCCATCCTGGTTCTTGCAGTACAGAGAG GAGTAGCCACTCTATGAAAGAACCAATGTCTACACTTCACCGACTCTCCCAGCGACGCCGAAGAACCTACTCAGATACAGATTCTTGTAATGATGTTCCTCTTGAAGACCCAGATA GACCTGTTCACTGTTCAAGAAATACACTTAATGGAGATTTGGCATCAGCAACCATTCCTGAAGAAAGCAGatttatgaccaaaaaaaaatctgaatcagAAGATCCTCTTCTATCCTTCTCTTCCTGA